In Psychrobium sp. MM17-31, a single window of DNA contains:
- a CDS encoding accessory factor UbiK family protein has product MINGKKLEEIAQQVANALPPGLKSVADEVENKTKQVLQGQLNKLDVVTREEFDVQTQVLLKTREKLVALEQQVAELSALLNDKQSDGKSE; this is encoded by the coding sequence ATGATTAACGGCAAAAAGTTAGAAGAAATCGCTCAGCAAGTCGCAAACGCTTTACCACCAGGTCTAAAAAGCGTCGCTGATGAAGTAGAAAATAAAACCAAGCAAGTACTTCAAGGCCAACTTAACAAGCTTGACGTTGTCACTCGTGAAGAATTTGATGTACAGACTCAAGTACTACTTAAGACACGCGAAAAACTTGTTGCTCTAGAACAACAAGTTGCAGAATTATCTGCATTACTAAATGACAAGCAATCAGACGGCAAAAGCGAATAA